tattttgtcTGTATTTGTTGTGTAATCCGCACATTTTATTAGGAGTTCTGCCCGCCACCTGCTGCGGAATGTGCGCCTTCCACTCACCAGAATAAGGGGAATAATAATGTTCCAGGATAAGGAAGAAAGAACCACTTGATAACCTTGTAATGAATGGGTGAGGATTTCTGAGGCAGTAATGAGGGGGCTGACCAAAGGGGAAACAATAATCAGTGGAAAGCAATGTCTTGAATAAAACCCAAAGCAGGAAGTGTTCTGATaggttagacttttttttttgtatacatatatagccTTCTACCATGAACTagattttaactttaaataaaagcttttttctcCCCTATTAATGAACACATATGCAGATAAATCCATTTTTCTTATCCTGAggcagaacaaaataaaaaaatcaaagataaggaACACTTTCAAGGACCATGACTCTTATTGtattcataaaattatattcCCTTGAAAATACTATTCTCTTCAAATCATAATTTATGTCTTTAGTATAACATAACATATTTCATGTTACTAAGTAAAGTAATCTTATCCATGTTTGTGCTGTGGAGGAAGACAGATATTTATTCAATTCATGGATGAAGAAAATATCTACTCCATAGTTCTTAAAAACTGATATTTTCTATATATCCATTTACTTAGCACTTCTTAAATGCCTTTGAATAAAGTTTTACACATTATTTTAGTAATtggtctcttcagattttctatttttcataaattattttatttattttttcatagagtattttattatttttataaaaattttttattatgttatgttagtcaccatacagtacatccctagtttttgatgtaaagttccatgattcattacttgagtataacacccagtgcaccatgcaatacgtgccctccttaatacccatcactggcctatcccaatcccccaccccctcccctctgaagccctcagtttgtttcccagagtccatagtctctcatggttcattcccccttctttttaccccccttctttcttccctttcttctcctaccgatcttcctacttatgttccataaatgagtgaaaccatatgataattgtctttctctgcttgacttatttcacttagcattatctcctccagtcccgtccatggtgctgcaaatgttgtgaaatcgttctttctgatggctgagtaatattccattgtatatatggaccacatcttcttaatccagtcatctgttgaagggcatctcagctccttccagagtttagctattgtggacaatgctgctatgaacattggggtgcatatggcccttctcttcactacgtctgtatctttggggtaaatagccagtagtgcaattgctggatcatagggtagctcaatttttaactttttaagggacctccacactgttttccaaagtggctgtaccaacctgcattcccaccaacagtgtaagaggaaggttcccctttctccatatcctctccaatatctgttgtttctctccttgtcaatttttgccattataactggcgtaaggtggtatctcaatgtggttttgatttgaatttccctgatggctaatgcttttgaacattttttcatgtgtctgttagccatttgtatgtcttcattggaaaagtgtctgttcatatcttctgcccatttttttatttgattatctgtttcacatgtattgagtttgagaagttctttgtagatcttggatactaatcttttatctgtagtgtcacagagtattttaaattttggtttacCTCATGTCCTACGCCTAACAAATGCTATACGGTGTAGCTGGTGACATCTAGTGGTTAAAAATGATAATTACATACAACATGCGGCGCTCAGCTTTGCTGACGGAAATACTCAAAAGCCACAGATTCCATGGAAAAAACCTGCGTCAGTCGGAGTTCCTGGTTGCAACCAACCAAAGCGAAACCTCACTGACTTGAGCAGAAAAGTGCTGTCCCATGAGGACAATGCTGCGACTTAACACCAATACCATGGCTATCTGGTTCTGGATGCCCCAACGGGCACTGCCACTCCTGGAATTTCTGGCACCACCACCTTTTTTAGGCTCTTTGATTCCCAAGATCTCAGCTCAAAGTCTGgagtaggaaaaaagaaacacacacacacacacacacacacacacacacacacacacacggtctaGAGTAGGATGGATCCTGGCCACGAACACAAATCTGTACCCTCGCCGCAAGGAAGCCTGGGAAAGCATCCTGACATTTAGGCTtacttaatgaaataataaaaagttattataagattaaatgagatgaatattttataaagaccTTAAGCATGGTACCCAGGATTTGATGAGTTTTCCAAAATGCTAGTTGACataactttacattttttaatttgatcatgagggttttttttttttttttgaggccaAAGACCATATCTTGTTCATTTTGTATTCTGGACATAGGATCTGAAGTTCCATGAATGCTTATTGAATTGCATTGCTTGCCCCTGAATAGAAGCTCAGTCACTACCCTTGCTTCGATAGCtcaatttatttatattcaatcctttaaataaaaagcactttaaaatataaatatgtaacaacaacaataataccTATCCGGTATCTGAgtctttttcctccaaatatcACTAATAGAAAATTATATCTCCCTACAGGTCTTCCACAGTATATTAAAGCAGAAGATAAGGTTTTATCTTATCATGAAAGTATTATCTGAAGGACAATTAAGGTTTTGTGTTGTTCAACCAATACATCTCACATCATGGCTGGTCATATTCATCATTCTGAAGTCTATCTCTTCTCTAAAACCTGCTCGACTTCCAATTTACCAAAGGAAACCTTTCATAGCTGCTTGGAATGCTCCAACAGATCAGTGTTTGATAAAATACAATATAGGACTAAATCTGAAAATGTTTCAGGTGATTGGAAGCCCACTGGCCAAGGCCAGGGGGCAAAATGTCACTATATTTTATGTCAACAGATTGGGATACTATCCATGGTATACATCACAGGGGGTTCCCATTAATGGGGGCCTCCCCCAGAACATAAGTTTGCAAGTGCATCTAGAAAAAGCCGACCAAGATATTAATTATTACATCCCTGCTGAAGATTTCAGTGGACTTGCTGTTATAGACTGGGAATATTGGCGACCCCAGTGGGCCCGTAACTGGAACACAAAAGATGTCTACAGACAGAAGTCAAGAAAGCTGATTTCTGATATGCAAGAGAACATATCAGCTACTGATATTGAAGATTTAGCCAAAGCAACATTTGAAGAAAGTGCAAAAGCCTTCATGAAGGAAACCATTGAATTGGGAATGAAGAGTAGACCCAAGGGCCTCTGGGGTTATTATTTATATCCTGATTGCCACAATTATAATGTTTATGCCCCGAATTATACTGGGTCATGCCCAGAAGAGGAAGTTTTGAGAAACAATGAGCTCTCTTGGCTCTGGAATAGCAGTGCTGCTTTATATCCTTCTATTGGTGTCAGAAAATCTCTTGGAGACAACGAAAACATTCTGCGCTTCTCACAATTTCGGGTGCATGAATCCATGAGGATCTCCACCATGACATCCCATGATTATGCTCTGCCTGTATTCGTCTACACAAGGCTAGGCTACAGAAATgaacctttattttttctttctaaggtaAGACACTCCTTGCCAAAGATGGGGGGATTTCCTCCCTGTCTTTACAAGagatacttcttttcttttttttttaaagatgttttctgtttatttgagagagcatgagcagggggtggggcaaatggagagggagaagctgactccccaaagggagagggagagcagggagcctggcaagaggatgatcccaggaccctgaggtcatgaccttagccagaggcagatgcttaactgactgagccacccaggcgcccctaaaagagaCATTTCTTTGTTAGTTATGTTTTTTGAAGAATTCCCAATTAGTGGTCTCTTAGAAAGGAGCATAACTCTTCCTTTGACTAGCCATGCCTTTAGACTCTTCATTTATGCCAACTGAATTTTAATTAccttatttattattcttttaaggaacacagtatggagggaAGGTTAAAGGCAATAAGAGCAacttcttcccccttcctccccacctttgACGGTGCTCCCTCACAACTGGCCTTTATTGAAGCAGTTGGTGGTGGACAGGCTGGAAAATCAGagaggatattttaaaatggagCAGTTTGCTCTCACATGTGGAAGTGTAATTGGAAGCATTCTTGCTTCTGGCCTTGCCATCTAATGTCAAGAGAAaaaagttttgtctttttaatgcaTAATACTAGTTTTGATAACAGGTACAAGAGAggcacagcaatgtgaatatatgtaacactactgaactatacactgAGAAATGGTGAAGGCAGTAAATTTTATAACATGTctttttatcacaattaaaaagtttttaaaaattaaaaaaattttacataataaaaatttttttaaaaattggaaaaaaaatttttttaaagccataagCGTGTTGCAAATCTGTAAAAAGTAGTTGGAGCTATAGGTTAGCCATCTGGTTTATTCTGGACTATGACCATAGCTAATGGAAAGTTGGTAAGAGTGGTGCGAGTTTTTAAATTCAATCATAAATTCATCACTAGTAGATGGTTTTGCAACCCTAGGGTAAAACTTACAAATACAAGgcttattctgtttattttaccATTGTAGCCAAAGTCCTCCCAGAAACCATAAGGGCAACTTTTAAAATAGATGAACTTTCAGcccagttttcccttccttcttctccctttgctaCTCTAGTAACTCAAATGGAAACTTCTAGAGATAAACACTTAAAAGTAGATGCTGCTCTAATGGTTGGACTTCAATAATTACATGTAAACTTTCTATGCTAAGAAGAGACTATGATAAGAGACTATGATCTTATCTATGATAAGAATGAGACTTGTCCAGGCCTTCACATGGGTGGTGCAGTGGTATTTTAAGATCTTACTGGATATTATCGGTTTATCACATGTCCTCCTTCTCCACCATTACAAGTTTCAATTCACCAGCATGTATTTTCATACACTCACATTTAAAGATGTTCAGACTTCACGTGAAGCATCCAAGGAAGGAGGCTCGGGAAACCCACATGAGGGCTTTAGCATGAACAGTAGGTATCTATGGAGCATATAGAGAATACAGCTTCAtcctcagagaaggaaaaggcacAGATGTATCAAGATTTGGTAAATGCTATGCCTTGGACATCACTAATGAGATgagtaagaagaaaaaagtctctATTGGGAACTGATATTTGTATTTCCCAGAAAAGTCATCAACAAATGATTAAGAATGATAGGAAATCAATACTACCTGGGAGGTTTAAAAGTCCTCTAGATCTTCTTGACCTTGGCACTGAAAGTTAAATATTACTTTCTTCTAtgaaacttctttccttttttatatttggCTTAAACAAGTTTCTATCTTTGATGATAATAAATTTACTTTTGGAAGAAACAATACACTTTAAGGGACAAAGTGTTCATTTTGAAAGATTAGTTGACACTACCCGTACATTCTGCACATTCTGTAAACCTAGATAAGCTTCCTCGAGTAGCTACAGTCTCAGAAATATTTCTGCTTTAAGGAAAGAGGGAACAACAGTTAGGGTCTCATCAGGAAACCGTTCTCTTTGGCAGTCCCAGAAATCATTCTGTATCATTCTGAAAACTTTCTGATGGTGAGGTATTTCCAGATGTTTTAAACCAACAGTTTACCACCATTTTACTCAATCCTCCATAAAAATCTGcccacaaaatttaaaaaacctgatACTTATACCAAATCATAAATGACTAATAATGGCTTCCTTTTCTAATCTTCCCAAAGATAgctgcactttatttttttaaagattttttatttttaagtaatctctacaccctatgtggggctcagacttacagccctgagatcaagagtcacaggctccactgTCTGAGCCCGCCAGCGCCTGACATCTACACTTTagagtgtgtttgtgtatgtgtgtgtttgtgcatgtgtacacatacacatgtagCTAGGACTAGAAAAACGATTTACCAATAAGCAGCAAATTGCCTTACCATCTCTCACaaatatgagagagaaaaacTCCAGGTGACTCGGTCATGGGTAGGGATATGCTTTTGTGAGTTTTCCCTCCAAAAGCTTATTAGGTACTCGTaggaatatcagagaaaaatgtttttatctggcaggggcaggaggtaaaaaataactattttgaaTACTCAAGAACATTCTGTTCTTCTTCACAAGGTCTGCCCTCAGAAGAAACTATTTAACCAGTGCCAGACCTACTGGGGACTTATCAGAGCCTAAGTGAACTGGGGAAAGGGAAATACTCACCTCCAGCTGGCTCTAGTCTTCCACTTGCAAAAAGGGAAATGACCTGCTCTAGCCCCATCTAGCCAGCCTATCCCACCTAAAAAGGGGAAACACAGCTGATCAACTAATGAATTTCACAGTCCAGAAGCAAAGGCTCACTacaagactgagacctaatcataggactataaAGAACCCTTCCATTTCCCCTACATCTTACTAGCACATTACTGACTGCCTATCTATAACAGTTCCCTTTACCTAGTATGAGCTATTTGCCTGTCAAGAAAAGATTAAATCATGTCTAGctatcaagaaaaacaaaaaactacaggacatactaaaaggcaaaaacagaatttgaagagacagaacaagcatcagaaccagactcagatatggtAGGGATGTTGGAATTTTCAGACTGGAAATTTAAAAGTACTATAATGACTTTGCAaagggctctaatggataaagtagacagcatgcaaaaacagatgggcaatgtaagcacagagatggaaaggctaagaaagaatcaaaaagaagTGTTAGAGATCAAGAACACTGTAGCAGAAATGAAGAACATCTTTGATACACCTGTTTAGTAGACTGCACGGGGCTGGGGAAAGACGCCCTGAGCCTCAGGATGTCTCCATAGAAACCTCTGAAacttaatgatgtactgtatggtgactaacataacataatacaaaattaaaaaaaaaaaaagaaagaaagaaacctctgaaactgaaaagcaaagagaagaaagattgaaaaaaaaaaaaaaaacccaccccaaaaaacaaaacccagaatcgAATATTCAAGAACTGTGGAACAGCTGAAAAAGGTGTAACACACATGTAACAGGAATTCATGGAAGGCCACTGGGGGATCTGGCGCTTCTGATCATGTCATGCGACTATGGCTTCACTGAATTCAAAGTGAGTGGAGGGAGGTGCCCTTGTCCTTGTTTCTTTGCCAAAAGAGGCAATGGGTGTAGACCCAGCAGAGTCTCATTCTGGGTACTACATGACTGGCTCCTCCCATATTCAcatcacagatattttttaaaaacatttcacttCCACTCTCATTAGAGCCTCATGAAAACTCCTTCCTTTCAGCTCTGACCTATTCAGTGCACTCCGTGGTCATAGAAATGGAAATGGATATGAGCCCGAAAGGGAAAGTAGTTTAACCCAAGCTCCGCCCTTCTTGAAAATCTCCAGAAGAATAAAACTTCAAACACTGAAGTTGTAAAACCGTTGAGTGGACCATAAACCTGTCAGATAAGAAGATATATCTCTCAGGTGttgattttaatataaaaggCCCCAGGCAAAATACAATTAtaaagttctgtttttatttcccacCAAATCACCCAGTTACATTTTCCAGCATGTAACTGATGGAAATTCATCCTTGGAGTAAAAGGTGAATGCTTAGTATCCTAAACAGTGAGAGACTTAACTATAATTTAGTAAACTTATCTAGGAGACCTTAAAGTAGGAAACCAACTGCATACCTTCAACTCCTAATTTCCTTCTGAAATGGCCTGGATCCATATTAATCCTTAAACACTTAAATCCTTCAGGATTACAAAACCAAAATTCCCCtgctgaaatttcattttcttttacccTTAACATATTGAGAAAAAGTCCGGCAGCTTTACCATGACTGGAGGAGTCATAAACAAAGCCATTAAGTCAGGAACTTTGACATCATATACAAATAGTTTCAGAGACCAAATATAAGGGTGGACCAAATCAGAGCCTGTGGGTCCTTAACACTGTGTCGCTTTGCCTGGCCTTGGGATGCCAACGACACAAAACCCCTCCGGGTCCCTGCAAAGGCGAAGCCCTCGTGTGTTGCAAGTTGGGAAGAGAATTTAGAGGAATGCGAGGTATTCCgcatttggagaagaaaaactTTTGGATTCTGCTTCTGGGTCATGTACACATGGCTGGTTTGATTAAACAGCTTCTGGTGGCTATTTCTAGGCTGTCACCAAAATGATACCCTGTTTGGCAAAATGCaggtttttcttcaaaaatatttaatacatttttttccatacaATTATGGAGTGTAATT
The sequence above is a segment of the Ursus arctos isolate Adak ecotype North America unplaced genomic scaffold, UrsArc2.0 scaffold_3, whole genome shotgun sequence genome. Coding sequences within it:
- the LOC113266534 gene encoding hyaluronidase-4, giving the protein MKVLSEGQLRFCVVQPIHLTSWLVIFIILKSISSLKPARLPIYQRKPFIAAWNAPTDQCLIKYNIGLNLKMFQVIGSPLAKARGQNVTIFYVNRLGYYPWYTSQGVPINGGLPQNISLQVHLEKADQDINYYIPAEDFSGLAVIDWEYWRPQWARNWNTKDVYRQKSRKLISDMQENISATDIEDLAKATFEESAKAFMKETIELGMKSRPKGLWGYYLYPDCHNYNVYAPNYTGSCPEEEVLRNNELSWLWNSSAALYPSIGVRKSLGDNENILRFSQFRVHESMRISTMTSHDYALPVFVYTRLGYRNEPLFFLSKQDLISTIGESAALGAAGIVIWGDMNLTSSEGNCTRVKQYVSSDLGSYIVNVTRAAEVCSLHLCRRNGRCRRKVWKAPDYLHLNPASYHIEASQDGEFTVQGKASDTDLEAMEEKFSCHCYQGYEGADCRGTKTADGCSGVFSCPGSLITLCLLLLAGSQSAPW